A single window of Streptomyces xanthii DNA harbors:
- a CDS encoding SUKH-4 family immunity protein, with protein MFGEDLIYPIQPEDLPDRLTDPATRELLLEFGLPYMKEGAMGLFPFGNWEMGVLDELPSWPEGIEPVTETGPFFRIGKWVGGSLVVDGPTGHVLRVPTGPGEDHLGGLPIADSLEEFLTMVAVFVTGLRSRHLAPPTSAERQQATYWTVGALIETNETSGKQPAWSYVLHNT; from the coding sequence GTGTTCGGCGAGGACCTGATCTATCCCATCCAGCCCGAGGACCTTCCGGATCGGCTCACCGACCCCGCGACACGCGAACTCCTCCTGGAATTCGGTCTGCCGTACATGAAGGAAGGCGCCATGGGCCTCTTCCCTTTCGGCAACTGGGAGATGGGCGTTCTCGACGAACTGCCCTCCTGGCCCGAGGGAATCGAGCCCGTCACCGAGACAGGCCCCTTCTTCCGGATCGGCAAGTGGGTGGGCGGCAGCCTCGTCGTCGACGGCCCCACCGGACACGTCCTGCGCGTCCCCACCGGGCCGGGCGAGGACCATCTCGGCGGCCTCCCCATCGCGGACAGCCTCGAGGAATTCCTCACCATGGTCGCGGTGTTCGTCACCGGCCTGCGCTCACGGCACCTCGCTCCCCCGACCAGCGCCGAACGACAACAGGCCACCTACTGGACGGTGGGCGCACTGATCGAGACCAACGAGACGAGCGGCAAGCAGCCCGCCTGGTCCTACGTACTCCACAACACGTGA